The following proteins are encoded in a genomic region of Bufo bufo chromosome 11, aBufBuf1.1, whole genome shotgun sequence:
- the LOC120981885 gene encoding nuclear export mediator factor NEMF-like encodes MKKKKKPDDSEEVKPVENAEKAEASVPQSCPQGGAAAQQPVKRGQKSKMKKMKEKYKDQDEEDRELIMQLLGSAGSNKEEKSKKGKKGKTKEEPAKKQPQKGKKGGTGPAEIFITQDVQDLTLEEQQDDKDDADPDAPGSEEAENLLDSLTGQPDPEDVLLFSVPVCAPYTAMTSYKYKVKLTPGTQKKGKAAKTALNSFMHSKDASGREKDLLRSVKDTDLSRNMPGKVKVSAPNLLSAKKK; translated from the exons atgaagaagaagaagaagcccGATGATTCTGAAGAAGTCAAGCCAGTGGAAAATGCAGAGAAAGCCGAGGCGTCCGTACCACAGAGCTGTCCACAAGGGGGCGCCGCCGCACAGCAGCCTGTAAAAAGAGGACAGAAG AGTAAAATGAAGAAGATGAAGGAAAAGTACAAGGACCAGGATGAGGAAGATCGAGAACTCATAATGCAGTTGCTGGGG TCTGCAGGGTCCAACAAGGAAGAGAAGagcaagaaaggaaagaaaggaaaAACAAAGGAGGAACCTGCAAAGAAACAGCCGCAGAAGGGGAAGAAAGGGGGGACGGGACCTGCTGAGATCTTCATAACACAAGACGTACAAGACTTGACCTTGGAAGAGCAGCAGGATGACAAG GACGATGCAGACCCAGATGCTCCAGGATCAGAG GAAGCAGAAAATCTACTGGATTCCCTGACCGGGCAGCCCGATCCAGAGGACGTCCTGCTCTTCTCTGTGCCCGTCTGTGCCCCGtacaccgccatgaccagctataA GTACAAGGTTAAATTGACTCCAGGAACCCAAAAGAAAGGAAaag CTGCTAAAACGGCCCTGAACAGTTTCATGCATTCCAAGGACGCGAGCGGCAGAGAGAAGGACTTACTGCGCAGTGTGAAG GACACCGACCTATCGAGAAACATGCCGGGAAAAGTGAAAGTGTCTGCACCGAATCTACTGAGTGCAAAGAAGAAATAA